From one Tindallia californiensis genomic stretch:
- a CDS encoding DnaD domain-containing protein produces MAFYIENLPVDLGDTSVENIYLDLYMPTAPGDYVKVYLLGYRYAQLGEEAKKFSHQNLANNLNMSVKEVLAAWDYWEERNVIQKKWHPGSGVSADRESGPASSSFDVVFTSLKQLHLEELHYAEKKPSGSSAVPYDPPEEPEPVYAASPTDVIAATRDPALRDLFSELNKIMQRPLVPNEHMEVIQWIQHYNIEPEVVRQAFLYAVEQREVRSVRYVGGIIRNWQDQGLRDPKALAQHLDRQGDRYRMYDQVFRELGFFNRMPTQAEAKLMDQWLDQYHFNMEMILKACSYTIQTSRPSIKYIHGILSRWYQEGIKDIKSLEAHEALKATSRKTAPKEPKKTQFHLSDSRGKDYSNEDLEEILLGRKRYQKTREDSE; encoded by the coding sequence ATGGCTTTTTATATAGAAAATCTACCTGTTGATTTAGGGGACACCTCTGTTGAAAACATTTATCTGGACCTTTATATGCCAACAGCTCCCGGTGATTATGTAAAAGTATACCTGCTAGGATACCGGTATGCCCAATTAGGCGAAGAAGCTAAAAAGTTTTCTCATCAAAATCTGGCCAATAATTTGAATATGAGTGTGAAAGAAGTCTTAGCCGCCTGGGACTATTGGGAAGAAAGGAATGTCATTCAAAAGAAATGGCATCCAGGCTCCGGCGTTTCAGCGGATCGAGAATCCGGACCTGCTTCTTCTTCCTTTGATGTTGTTTTTACTTCTTTAAAACAACTTCATCTGGAAGAACTCCATTATGCAGAAAAAAAACCTTCCGGATCTTCAGCAGTTCCCTACGATCCACCAGAAGAACCGGAACCTGTTTATGCTGCATCTCCCACCGATGTCATCGCCGCAACCCGTGACCCGGCTTTAAGAGATCTGTTTTCAGAGCTGAATAAAATTATGCAGCGTCCTTTGGTACCAAATGAACATATGGAAGTTATTCAATGGATTCAGCATTATAATATCGAGCCAGAAGTTGTCCGCCAAGCTTTTCTCTATGCGGTTGAACAGCGTGAAGTCCGTAGTGTCCGGTATGTGGGTGGTATTATTCGGAACTGGCAGGATCAGGGACTGAGAGATCCCAAAGCCTTAGCCCAGCATTTGGATCGTCAGGGAGACCGGTACCGAATGTATGATCAGGTATTTCGTGAGCTAGGTTTCTTTAACCGGATGCCTACTCAGGCAGAAGCCAAACTAATGGATCAGTGGCTGGATCAATACCATTTCAATATGGAAATGATCTTAAAAGCTTGTAGCTATACCATCCAGACATCCCGCCCCAGCATTAAATACATTCATGGCATTTTAAGTCGATGGTATCAGGAGGGTATTAAGGATATCAAGTCTTTGGAAGCTCATGAAGCCCTTAAAGCTACTTCCCGTAAAACGGCTCCAAAAGAACCTAAAAAGACCCAGTTTCATTTGTCAGACAGCCGGGGAAAGGACTATTCCAATGAAGATCTGGAAGAAATTCTTCTGGGACGGAAACGATATCAAAAAACCAGGGAGGATTCTGAATGA
- a CDS encoding ATP-binding protein, with product MKRSTMIRDIKMNYEKKRLRAHRKQEEKRNAIYDSVPELEEINGQITRLGLSVSRALLAGKSQQQVLSRLQSEMNQLKERKQTLLQELGLSEQDLQPEYDCSDCQDRGILESGKHCHCYQQELINRAYAMSNLSGILEKENFRNFRLDLFSDKAFPEEKSSPRENMMHILQRCEGFVFNFDATTNLDKPNLLFYGATGLGKTFMANCIAKGLLDRGKIVIYQTAYQLISLLEKHQFQEKQDPQTIRLLSTCDLLILDDLGTELTNSFTNSQLFQLVNTRHLEGTRTLISTNLTPKELMLRYDDRICSRLFAYYDFIKFFGNDLRWQPK from the coding sequence ATGAAGCGCTCTACCATGATCCGAGACATTAAGATGAATTATGAAAAAAAACGACTTCGGGCTCATCGAAAACAAGAAGAAAAACGAAACGCTATTTATGATTCTGTACCGGAGCTGGAAGAAATCAATGGACAGATTACCCGACTGGGCCTTTCTGTCAGTCGTGCTTTATTGGCTGGCAAGTCTCAACAACAGGTTTTATCACGCTTGCAATCAGAGATGAACCAATTAAAGGAAAGAAAGCAAACCTTGCTCCAAGAGCTTGGGTTAAGCGAGCAGGATTTACAACCGGAATATGACTGCTCTGACTGTCAGGACCGAGGCATTTTGGAAAGCGGAAAACATTGCCATTGCTATCAACAAGAACTGATTAACCGTGCCTATGCCATGTCCAACTTGTCCGGTATTTTGGAAAAAGAAAACTTTCGAAATTTCCGGTTGGATCTGTTTTCTGATAAAGCTTTTCCGGAGGAAAAAAGTTCTCCCCGAGAAAATATGATGCATATTTTGCAACGTTGCGAAGGCTTTGTTTTTAACTTTGATGCAACGACGAACCTTGATAAACCCAATTTATTGTTTTATGGAGCTACAGGCCTGGGAAAAACCTTTATGGCTAACTGTATTGCCAAAGGCTTACTAGATCGGGGAAAAATCGTGATTTATCAAACTGCCTATCAGCTCATTTCCCTCCTGGAAAAGCATCAGTTCCAGGAAAAACAAGATCCTCAGACCATACGGTTACTTTCCACCTGTGACCTTTTGATATTAGATGACTTGGGTACGGAGTTAACCAATAGTTTTACCAATAGCCAGCTTTTCCAACTGGTTAACACCCGTCATCTGGAAGGTACCCGTACCTTGATCTCTACTAATTTAACCCCGAAGGAATTAATGCTTCGATATGACGATCGGATCTGTTCCCGTTTATTTGCCTACTATGATTTTATTAAATTCTTTGGCAACGATTTGCGTTGGCAACCGAAATAA